The Borreliella andersonii genome has a segment encoding these proteins:
- a CDS encoding 5'-methylthioadenosine/adenosylhomocysteine nucleosidase yields the protein MNNCLIKFFLFLLIFSNSYVAFSKNVNVLIITAEDSEFDQISKLMSNKEEIVLKEYGLNKKILKGKLSNRNVMVIICGIGKVNAGVWTSYVLSKYNISHVINSGVAGGAVSAKYKDIKVGDVVVSSEVAYHDVDLTKFGYKVGQLSGLPQKFSANKNLIKKATEAVKSKVKGSSAYSGLIVSGDQFIDPTYINKILGNFKDVIAVEMEGAAIGHVSHMFNVPFIVIRSISDIVNKEGNEVEYSKFSKLAAFNSAKVVQEILRML from the coding sequence ATGAATAATTGTTTAATAAAATTTTTTCTTTTTTTATTAATTTTTTCAAACAGTTATGTTGCTTTTTCTAAAAATGTCAATGTTTTAATAATAACTGCTGAAGACTCTGAGTTTGATCAGATAAGTAAGCTTATGTCGAATAAGGAAGAAATAGTTCTTAAGGAGTATGGTCTTAATAAAAAGATTTTAAAGGGAAAGTTATCCAATCGCAATGTTATGGTTATTATTTGTGGGATTGGCAAGGTTAATGCTGGTGTATGGACTAGCTATGTTTTATCAAAATACAATATAAGCCATGTAATTAATTCTGGAGTTGCTGGCGGTGCTGTTAGCGCTAAATATAAAGATATTAAAGTGGGAGATGTGGTGGTGTCTTCAGAGGTTGCATATCATGATGTTGATTTGACTAAGTTTGGATACAAAGTGGGACAGCTTTCAGGATTGCCTCAAAAATTTAGTGCCAATAAGAATTTAATTAAGAAAGCCACAGAGGCCGTTAAATCAAAAGTTAAAGGCTCTAGTGCATATTCAGGATTAATAGTTTCAGGGGATCAGTTTATTGACCCAACTTATATTAATAAAATTTTAGGAAACTTTAAAGATGTAATAGCTGTTGAGATGGAAGGAGCAGCAATAGGGCATGTTTCTCATATGTTTAATGTACCTTTTATAGTTATTAGGTCAATATCTGACATTGTAAATAAAGAAGGAAATGAAGTTGAATATAGTAAATTTTCTAAATTAGCTGCTTTTAATTCAGCTAAAGTTGTACAAGAAATTTTAAGGATGCTTTAA
- the rsmA gene encoding 16S rRNA (adenine(1518)-N(6)/adenine(1519)-N(6))-dimethyltransferase RsmA: MVLSLLSMNINYNSINSIKHALKERKIAPRKLWGQNYLINENIRQKIIESLDIKENEKIWEIGPGLGAMTEILLKKTNFLTVFEIDLKYSEILNEKFGKLNNFKLIKGDFLKKYKNENQNIDKIFSNLPYNIASKVISKLIEENFLKEMVFTVQKELADRIIAKTNSKNYSSFTVLVQSHFMVIKILDIGENNFYPAPKVKSTTLKLIPKKNTIKDFKEFNKLVRTVFSNRRKKFKNTIINFIANKAVLRENFLKEYLDKRPENISVEEFIQISNTLTTYH; the protein is encoded by the coding sequence ATGGTACTATCTCTTTTATCTATGAATATCAACTATAACAGTATAAATAGCATAAAACACGCATTAAAAGAAAGAAAAATCGCTCCAAGAAAATTGTGGGGACAAAATTATCTAATCAACGAAAACATAAGGCAAAAAATAATAGAAAGCTTAGATATAAAAGAAAATGAAAAAATCTGGGAAATTGGTCCAGGCCTTGGCGCAATGACTGAGATTTTATTAAAAAAAACTAATTTTTTAACTGTATTTGAAATTGACTTAAAATATTCAGAAATACTAAATGAAAAATTTGGAAAATTAAATAATTTTAAATTAATAAAAGGGGATTTTTTAAAAAAATACAAAAACGAAAATCAAAACATTGATAAAATATTTTCAAATTTGCCATACAATATTGCATCAAAAGTAATATCTAAATTAATTGAAGAGAATTTTTTAAAAGAAATGGTATTCACAGTACAAAAAGAATTAGCCGATAGGATAATTGCAAAAACAAATAGCAAAAACTATTCTTCATTTACAGTCTTAGTGCAATCACACTTCATGGTAATTAAAATATTAGACATAGGAGAAAATAATTTTTATCCCGCACCTAAGGTTAAGTCTACAACACTAAAATTAATTCCTAAAAAAAACACTATAAAAGACTTCAAAGAATTCAATAAATTGGTTAGAACTGTATTTTCAAACAGAAGAAAGAAATTTAAAAATACTATCATTAATTTCATTGCAAATAAAGCTGTTCTGAGAGAAAATTTTTTAAAAGAATATTTAGACAAAAGACCTGAAAACATTTCTGTTGAAGAATTTATACAAATTTCCAATACTTTAACTACTTATCATTAA
- the argS gene encoding arginine--tRNA ligase, with amino-acid sequence MNKSVKKKIKDEINIIVANLALSKNIKLDKININIQKPPKSDLGDISILMFELSKTLKLPIETISEEIIKNLKAKYEIKAVGPYLNIKISRKEYIKNTIQMVNAQKDTYGTSKYLDNKKIILEFSSPNTNKPLHVGHLRNDVIGESLSRILKAVGAKITKINLINDRGVHICKSMLAYKKFGNDITPEKAFKKGDHLIGDFYVKYNNYSQENENAEKEIQDLLLQWEQKDVSTIELWEKLNKWAIEGIKETYEITNTSFDKIYLESEIFEIGKNVVLEGLEKGFCYKREDGAICIDLPLDSDEKTDTNVKQKVLIRSNGTSIYLTQDLGNIAVRTKEFNFEEMIYVVGSEQIQHFKSLFFVAEKLGLSKNKKLIHLSHGMVNLIDGKMKSREGNVIDADNLISDLIESIIPEITQKIENKESAKKNALNIALGAIHYYLLKSAIHKDIVFNKKESLSFTGNSGPYIQYVGARINSILEKYNALSIPVMEKIDFELLKHEKEWEIIKIISELEENIIKAAKDLNPSILTSYSYSLAKHFSTYYKEVKVIDINNTNLTAARIEFLKAILQTIKNCMHLLNIPYMLKM; translated from the coding sequence ATGAATAAAAGTGTTAAAAAAAAGATTAAAGACGAAATTAATATTATAGTTGCCAATCTAGCATTATCAAAAAACATAAAGCTAGATAAAATCAATATAAATATTCAAAAACCTCCAAAAAGCGATCTGGGGGATATTTCCATATTAATGTTTGAACTCAGCAAAACCTTGAAACTTCCTATTGAAACCATATCTGAAGAAATAATTAAAAATCTTAAAGCTAAATATGAAATTAAAGCCGTGGGACCTTACTTAAACATCAAAATTTCTAGAAAAGAATATATAAAAAACACAATACAAATGGTAAATGCTCAAAAAGATACCTATGGAACAAGCAAATATCTAGACAATAAAAAAATAATATTAGAATTTTCATCACCAAACACAAACAAACCATTGCATGTAGGACATCTTAGAAATGACGTAATAGGAGAAAGTCTGTCAAGAATATTAAAAGCTGTAGGTGCAAAAATTACAAAAATAAACCTAATAAATGACCGGGGAGTTCACATCTGCAAATCAATGCTTGCATACAAAAAATTTGGAAACGACATTACCCCTGAAAAAGCTTTTAAAAAAGGAGATCATTTAATCGGCGATTTTTATGTTAAATATAACAATTACTCGCAAGAAAATGAAAATGCTGAAAAAGAAATTCAAGATCTACTTTTACAATGGGAACAAAAAGATGTAAGCACAATTGAACTTTGGGAAAAGTTAAATAAATGGGCAATTGAAGGAATAAAAGAAACATACGAAATTACAAACACCTCATTTGATAAAATTTACCTTGAAAGTGAAATTTTTGAAATTGGGAAAAATGTCGTATTAGAAGGGCTTGAAAAAGGATTTTGTTACAAGCGAGAAGATGGCGCAATATGCATTGATTTACCCTTAGACTCAGATGAAAAAACAGACACTAACGTAAAACAAAAAGTACTCATAAGATCAAACGGAACATCTATCTATCTTACCCAAGATTTGGGAAATATAGCAGTTAGAACAAAAGAATTTAATTTTGAAGAAATGATTTATGTAGTTGGAAGCGAACAAATTCAGCACTTCAAAAGTTTATTTTTTGTAGCAGAAAAATTAGGACTTTCAAAAAATAAAAAACTTATTCATTTGTCACACGGAATGGTTAATCTTATTGATGGAAAAATGAAATCAAGAGAGGGCAATGTAATTGATGCGGACAATTTAATCTCAGATCTAATAGAATCAATAATACCCGAAATTACACAAAAAATTGAGAATAAAGAAAGTGCTAAAAAAAATGCTTTAAATATTGCACTAGGAGCAATTCACTATTATCTGCTAAAATCAGCTATACATAAAGATATTGTATTTAATAAAAAAGAAAGTCTATCTTTTACAGGAAATTCTGGACCATATATTCAATATGTTGGAGCAAGAATTAATAGCATTCTTGAAAAGTATAACGCACTTTCTATTCCTGTAATGGAAAAAATTGATTTTGAACTTTTAAAACATGAAAAAGAATGGGAAATTATTAAAATTATATCGGAATTAGAAGAAAATATAATAAAGGCAGCAAAAGATTTAAACCCTTCAATACTTACCAGCTATTCATACTCGCTTGCAAAACATTTTAGCACATACTATAAAGAAGTTAAAGTAATAGATATAAACAATACTAACTTAACAGCCGCAAGAATCGAATTTTTAAAAGCCATATTACAAACAATAAAAAATTGCATGCACCTGCTCAACATCCCTTATATGTTAAAAATGTAG
- a CDS encoding CPBP family intramembrane glutamic endopeptidase, with translation MQLLKNKYSFKRALLDIFLVYTIVYLASPFVNVNSEFWNVDENHFYFWISRSFLIIFIIYFFKLTSSCDDFREEFFIPKFKFIFIWDSVLIFIKTILIAMIVIFLIAFLLEYLLPESVLAHYFQNNAGFNWKISSKKAFFLMTFTSFFTGAFEELFYRAFVITKFTQMGFPVVVAAILSSMFFAYGHLYYGILGFLVTFILGIFFAFIYLRYKNVYYVIFIHSFYNIIVSSLLLFLN, from the coding sequence ATGCAATTGTTAAAAAATAAATATTCATTTAAGCGGGCTTTGCTCGATATTTTTTTGGTCTACACCATTGTTTATTTGGCATCTCCTTTTGTAAATGTTAATTCAGAATTTTGGAATGTTGATGAAAATCATTTTTATTTTTGGATTTCAAGATCTTTTTTAATTATCTTTATAATTTATTTTTTTAAGCTTACCAGTTCTTGCGATGATTTTAGAGAAGAGTTTTTTATTCCTAAATTTAAATTTATTTTTATTTGGGATTCTGTTTTGATTTTTATTAAAACAATACTGATTGCAATGATAGTCATTTTTTTAATAGCTTTTTTGCTTGAATATCTGTTGCCGGAATCAGTACTTGCCCATTATTTTCAAAACAATGCTGGATTTAATTGGAAGATTAGCAGTAAAAAAGCATTTTTTTTAATGACTTTTACCTCTTTTTTTACAGGGGCTTTTGAAGAGCTTTTTTACAGGGCTTTTGTTATTACTAAGTTTACACAAATGGGATTTCCCGTTGTAGTTGCTGCTATTCTTAGTAGTATGTTTTTTGCTTATGGGCATTTATATTATGGAATTTTAGGATTTTTGGTTACATTTATATTAGGTATATTTTTTGCTTTTATTTATTTAAGGTATAAAAATGTATATTATGTGATTTTTATACATAGTTTTTATAATATTATTGTTAGCAGTTTGTTGCTTTTTTTAAATTAA
- a CDS encoding AMP-binding protein, translating to MSDTVPKRFKDVVALYSELDIFIYKEGESKSFKKQIYSDFWNETKRVGCGLLHCGIKRGEKVVIISDSRREWIIIDVATLGLGCVDVPRGNDSSEDELAYIINHSESTFIFVENNKQLHKVLSKKHDLRLVRCIVVIDDDKSYEEKIGNITVFSYKKLLELGAQYLRANPKSFDVEIEKGSSKDIATIIYTSGTTGMPKGVMLRHESFIFQLDRLYDYLPTLKPGKIMISILPLWHSFERACEYIVALKGISIAYSKPIGPVLLKDFLLLNPQMIISVPRIWEGIRIGIIKKVSESLIKKLVFGGFLKIGIIYAKLKERFLGLSPIYKKPNLFISLFSKLFLFVGIVLIFPIKLLGDILVFKKIKNALGQNFEFGVSGGGALVDYVDYFFKAVGIKVLEGYGLTETGPILSVRRLKGPVARTVGPILPDVEYKVIGIDGEVLSYGEKGELWVRSPQIMSGYFKDKAKTNEVLTEDGWLNTGDLVRLTINNEISIVGRSKDTIVLRGGENIEPEPLERVLGKSLFIENVMIVGQDQKFLGAVIVPNFDNLENWANSSGVSFSSRSDLLTNEDVNKLYSKHISDTINTKLGFKNFEKIVGFVLLQDSFSIGEELTNTLKLKRYYISKKYEDKIKLIFSKSDLDLNGY from the coding sequence ATGAGTGATACTGTGCCTAAGCGTTTTAAAGATGTGGTTGCTCTTTATAGTGAGCTTGATATTTTTATATATAAGGAAGGGGAATCGAAAAGTTTTAAGAAGCAAATATACTCTGATTTTTGGAATGAAACAAAAAGAGTGGGTTGTGGGCTTTTGCATTGTGGCATTAAAAGGGGAGAGAAGGTTGTAATTATTTCTGATTCTAGAAGAGAATGGATAATAATCGACGTTGCTACTTTGGGATTAGGCTGCGTTGATGTTCCTAGGGGAAATGATTCTTCTGAGGATGAATTAGCTTATATTATTAACCATTCTGAATCTACTTTTATTTTTGTTGAAAACAATAAGCAGCTTCACAAGGTTTTATCCAAAAAGCATGATCTTAGATTGGTGAGATGTATTGTTGTTATTGATGATGATAAATCTTATGAAGAAAAAATAGGAAATATTACTGTATTTTCTTATAAAAAATTACTAGAACTCGGAGCTCAGTATTTAAGGGCTAATCCAAAATCATTTGATGTAGAGATTGAAAAAGGTTCTTCAAAAGATATTGCAACTATAATATATACCTCTGGTACAACGGGCATGCCAAAGGGAGTAATGCTGAGGCATGAATCTTTTATTTTTCAATTAGATAGACTTTATGATTATCTTCCAACGCTTAAACCTGGCAAGATAATGATTTCTATTCTTCCCCTTTGGCATTCTTTTGAGCGGGCCTGTGAATATATAGTTGCTTTAAAGGGTATATCAATTGCATATTCAAAGCCCATAGGGCCTGTTTTGTTAAAAGACTTTTTACTTTTAAATCCTCAAATGATTATTTCTGTACCTAGAATTTGGGAAGGTATAAGAATAGGTATTATTAAAAAGGTATCAGAATCTCTTATTAAGAAGCTTGTGTTTGGAGGGTTTTTAAAAATTGGAATTATTTATGCAAAGCTTAAGGAGAGATTTTTAGGGCTTTCTCCTATTTATAAAAAACCCAATTTGTTTATTTCGCTTTTTTCAAAATTATTTTTATTTGTTGGGATTGTTTTAATTTTCCCTATTAAATTATTGGGTGATATTTTAGTATTTAAGAAAATAAAAAATGCTCTTGGACAAAATTTTGAATTTGGAGTTTCTGGTGGTGGGGCATTGGTTGATTATGTTGATTATTTTTTTAAGGCTGTAGGAATTAAAGTTCTTGAAGGTTATGGTCTTACTGAAACGGGGCCTATTTTGAGTGTTAGGCGCCTTAAAGGCCCTGTAGCAAGAACTGTAGGACCTATTTTGCCAGATGTTGAATATAAAGTAATTGGAATTGATGGGGAAGTTTTGTCTTATGGAGAAAAAGGTGAGCTTTGGGTCAGATCACCGCAAATAATGAGCGGCTACTTTAAGGATAAGGCCAAGACGAATGAAGTTTTAACAGAAGATGGTTGGTTAAACACTGGGGACTTGGTTAGATTAACAATTAATAATGAGATTTCAATTGTTGGTAGAAGCAAGGATACAATTGTTCTCAGAGGTGGAGAAAATATTGAGCCTGAGCCTCTTGAGAGAGTTTTGGGCAAATCTTTGTTTATTGAAAATGTTATGATTGTTGGCCAGGATCAAAAATTTTTGGGGGCTGTTATTGTGCCTAATTTTGATAATCTTGAAAATTGGGCAAATTCTAGTGGGGTGTCTTTTTCTTCTAGAAGTGATTTGTTGACTAATGAGGACGTCAATAAACTTTATTCTAAGCATATTTCAGACACTATTAATACCAAATTAGGTTTTAAAAATTTTGAAAAAATAGTAGGCTTTGTTTTGCTTCAGGATTCTTTTTCAATTGGGGAAGAGCTTACCAATACTCTTAAGTTAAAAAGGTATTATATATCCAAAAAGTATGAAGATAAAATAAAATTAATTTTTAGCAAAAGTGACTTAGATTTAAACGGATATTAG
- the pta gene encoding phosphate acetyltransferase — translation MYSFYKVFCLKDYVFNKAKIFVKENKLKANVVFPESSDSRVLKAAIVVLQKNLADSVILIGKRDPVVNSLKEFSNSSDILERIEVVDPNYFPGIEMYLDEYWSLQNLKGVTKQSLKTQVLDEITFAMLMVRLGYAKSCVCGASSTSAKVLSNALRIIPKLEGVKTISSFMIMDTLSIARNVDFCFGYNGILFFADCAVVVNPNSLELAEIALQSAKSFKDILNARPKVALLSFSTKGSSSAKEIEKVKSALNIAKNKESDLLIDGELQLDSAIIKNVAEKKCRESLVAGSANVLIFPNLDAGNIGYKLVERFAFAKAYGPFLQGFSKPISDLSRGCSVDEIVFASALMISS, via the coding sequence TTGTATTCTTTTTATAAGGTGTTTTGTTTAAAAGATTATGTTTTTAATAAAGCAAAGATATTCGTAAAAGAGAATAAGCTTAAGGCCAATGTAGTTTTTCCCGAAAGTAGTGATTCTAGGGTTTTGAAGGCAGCTATTGTTGTTTTGCAAAAAAATCTTGCAGATTCGGTTATTTTGATAGGCAAAAGAGATCCTGTTGTTAATTCTTTAAAAGAATTTTCTAATAGTAGTGATATTTTAGAAAGAATAGAAGTTGTTGATCCCAATTATTTTCCAGGCATTGAAATGTATTTGGATGAATATTGGAGTTTGCAAAATCTAAAAGGAGTTACAAAGCAAAGTTTAAAAACTCAAGTTTTAGATGAAATTACTTTTGCTATGCTTATGGTAAGACTTGGTTATGCTAAATCTTGTGTTTGTGGTGCGAGTTCAACTTCTGCGAAGGTTTTGTCTAATGCTTTAAGAATAATTCCTAAGTTGGAAGGTGTTAAAACCATATCATCTTTTATGATTATGGATACTTTAAGTATTGCTCGTAATGTTGATTTTTGTTTTGGATATAACGGAATTTTATTTTTTGCAGATTGTGCTGTAGTAGTGAATCCCAATTCTTTAGAGCTTGCAGAAATTGCATTGCAAAGTGCTAAATCTTTTAAAGATATTTTAAATGCAAGACCCAAGGTTGCTCTTTTAAGTTTTTCAACAAAAGGGTCTTCTAGCGCTAAAGAAATTGAAAAGGTAAAGAGTGCTTTAAATATTGCGAAGAATAAAGAAAGTGATTTACTTATTGATGGCGAGCTTCAGCTTGATTCAGCCATAATAAAAAACGTTGCAGAGAAAAAATGTAGAGAATCTTTGGTGGCAGGTTCTGCTAATGTTTTAATATTTCCTAATTTAGATGCAGGTAATATTGGTTATAAATTAGTAGAGAGATTTGCGTTTGCTAAGGCTTATGGCCCTTTTTTACAGGGATTTTCCAAGCCCATTAGTGATCTTTCAAGGGGTTGTTCTGTTGATGAAATTGTATTTGCAAGTGCTTTAATGATAAGTAGTTAA